From the Methanooceanicella nereidis genome, one window contains:
- a CDS encoding DNA-directed DNA polymerase II small subunit: MHDMDIVKVLANKGYILEPDALDMLKGSRDPDELIGRLLSGLDPSAFIISGKDVARIAIKPAATGIAGTPPDIRILKDITNNSTCIGDYDEFVGYFRNRFSILGDMMRNRISSRPIESILKKKGMRSASSSEKNEISIIGIVSDHRVTANGHRLIEVEDQTGSISVLIMKDSDICDMPVLLDEVIGVTGVPASDGGLFIASSIIYPDVPYTNVARHSDEPAVAALISDVHVGSDTFLEDNWLSFLDWINGDSVSDQDADLVSRLKYIVVAGDLVDGIGIYPGQDKELHILDIYDQYKKTAEYFDQIPKHISVVISPGNHDAVRQAEPQPALPEEIRSMFRNDNITFVGNPAAVEIEGVRFLIYHGRSIDDMVSNLPGASYSYPEKVMVELLKRRHLSPIYGGRVMIAPESKDHFVIDPLPDVIHSGHVHTVGICRYRGVLLANSGTWQGQTEFQKRMNIQPDPARIPLVDLKSGEVSVIKFGE; encoded by the coding sequence ATGCATGATATGGATATCGTAAAAGTTCTGGCGAATAAGGGTTACATACTTGAGCCTGATGCCCTTGATATGCTTAAGGGCAGCCGCGACCCGGACGAGCTCATTGGCAGGCTGCTTTCAGGACTGGACCCTTCAGCCTTTATAATATCGGGCAAAGATGTGGCGCGTATCGCGATCAAGCCCGCTGCCACGGGGATAGCCGGCACTCCGCCCGACATCAGGATATTAAAGGACATCACGAACAACTCCACATGCATAGGGGACTATGACGAGTTCGTAGGATATTTCCGGAACAGGTTCTCCATACTCGGGGATATGATGCGTAACAGGATAAGCTCCCGCCCCATAGAGAGCATATTGAAGAAAAAAGGAATGAGGTCCGCCTCTTCTTCTGAAAAGAACGAGATATCCATAATAGGCATCGTGTCCGACCATCGCGTTACGGCTAACGGCCACAGGCTGATAGAGGTAGAGGATCAGACAGGCTCGATCAGCGTTCTCATAATGAAAGACAGCGACATTTGCGATATGCCTGTCCTTCTGGACGAGGTCATCGGGGTGACCGGTGTTCCCGCAAGCGACGGGGGACTTTTCATAGCCAGTTCCATCATTTATCCCGATGTGCCCTATACTAACGTTGCCCGCCATTCCGATGAACCGGCAGTGGCAGCTCTTATATCTGATGTGCATGTAGGCAGCGACACGTTCCTTGAGGATAACTGGCTAAGCTTTCTTGACTGGATAAACGGAGACTCCGTTTCAGATCAGGATGCCGACCTGGTATCACGGCTAAAATACATAGTAGTCGCCGGAGACCTTGTCGACGGCATAGGGATATACCCGGGACAGGATAAAGAGCTTCATATCCTGGATATTTATGATCAATACAAAAAAACAGCAGAGTACTTTGACCAGATACCGAAGCACATAAGCGTCGTGATATCTCCGGGCAACCACGACGCCGTACGCCAGGCCGAGCCACAGCCGGCACTGCCTGAAGAGATAAGGAGCATGTTCCGGAACGACAATATTACTTTCGTGGGGAACCCCGCTGCAGTGGAAATAGAGGGGGTAAGATTCCTCATATATCACGGACGTTCCATCGACGATATGGTGTCGAACCTTCCGGGAGCATCTTATTCATACCCTGAAAAAGTCATGGTAGAGCTTCTAAAACGCCGCCACCTGTCGCCCATATACGGGGGCAGGGTGATGATAGCGCCAGAGTCGAAAGATCATTTTGTCATAGACCCGCTGCCCGATGTCATACACAGCGGACACGTTCATACGGTCGGGATTTGCAGGTACAGGGGAGTCCTTCTCGCGAATTCGGGCACCTGGCAGGGTCAGACCGAGTTCCAAAAACGCATGAACATCCAGCCCGATCCGGCAAGGATACCGCTTGTCGACCTGAAAAGCGGGGAAGTGTCCGTCATAAAGTTCGGAGAATAA
- a CDS encoding S26 family signal peptidase produces the protein MIHQFLTSDNFWISLFRDVLYAFALVSVLAIALYAYAGVWPPLVSVEGTSMYPNMQNGDLIVVQGLNKMDIVTNEIGKQNGYKMFGDYGDVIVYRPFGRSDVTPVIHRAMYWTNASEVMWDGGVQAPAEGYITQGDNNFLYDQCSGICPNTPVKDEWILGVAKYRIPYLGYIRGLLGFIG, from the coding sequence TTGATCCATCAATTCTTAACAAGCGACAATTTTTGGATATCGCTGTTCAGGGACGTCTTATACGCATTCGCTCTTGTTTCGGTCCTTGCCATAGCGCTTTATGCTTATGCAGGAGTATGGCCGCCGCTTGTGAGCGTGGAGGGCACCAGCATGTACCCCAACATGCAAAACGGTGACCTTATCGTCGTACAGGGCCTGAACAAGATGGATATCGTCACGAATGAAATAGGGAAACAGAACGGGTATAAAATGTTCGGTGATTATGGTGACGTCATAGTATACAGGCCGTTCGGGAGGAGCGACGTCACGCCTGTGATACATCGCGCCATGTACTGGACGAACGCTTCCGAAGTGATGTGGGACGGAGGAGTGCAGGCGCCGGCAGAAGGCTACATCACACAGGGAGACAATAATTTCCTTTACGACCAGTGCAGCGGCATATGTCCGAACACTCCGGTGAAGGACGAATGGATACTGGGCGTCGCAAAATACAGGATCCCGTACCTCGGGTATATCAGAGGGCTCCTCGGGTTCATAGGATAG
- a CDS encoding peroxiredoxin family protein translates to MYKMVLRLDIGDNAENFSLKDQNGKDFSLMDLIGKHNIFLTFYTGGYDENALKFLNSLKETYPDLKKLDTEVVAITPELENKVKNTVNRVHLPFTVLSDPELSVSKQYDVYDPVSNWTYPAAFLINKEGVIEYSFRGASSPNTPYLRYIMDKLQQMVK, encoded by the coding sequence ATGTATAAGATGGTTTTACGTCTGGACATAGGTGACAATGCGGAGAACTTTAGTCTAAAAGACCAGAACGGAAAAGACTTCTCATTAATGGACCTTATAGGTAAGCATAATATTTTTTTAACATTTTATACAGGCGGGTATGATGAAAACGCTTTGAAGTTCCTAAATTCTTTAAAGGAGACCTACCCCGATCTCAAAAAGCTTGACACCGAGGTCGTGGCCATAACTCCCGAGCTGGAGAATAAGGTTAAAAACACCGTTAATAGAGTGCATCTACCTTTTACGGTACTGAGCGATCCCGAGCTTAGTGTTTCAAAACAGTATGATGTGTACGATCCGGTATCGAACTGGACCTATCCGGCGGCTTTTCTCATAAATAAGGAAGGCGTCATCGAGTACTCTTTCAGGGGAGCCAGCTCGCCGAATACGCCTTATTTAAGATATATCATGGATAAATTACAACAAATGGTAAAATAA
- a CDS encoding S26 family signal peptidase, producing the protein MEKKGLSGASNGDGKKSFWIELLKDIVFSLVVVALIAGFLFAYSGIWPPMVSIDGKSMLPNMKQGDLVIIRSLDKVNVVTYEEGQYNGYKMFNNYGDVIVYKPLGDKSNTPVIHRAMYWVDEGQPMWRGGPPAPHSGYITQGDNNFLYDQSSSISPGQPVKPEWILGVSEFRIPYLGLVRARLG; encoded by the coding sequence ATGGAGAAAAAGGGCTTATCGGGAGCTTCAAATGGCGATGGTAAAAAGTCTTTTTGGATAGAGCTCCTTAAGGATATTGTTTTTTCGCTCGTGGTGGTCGCACTTATAGCCGGATTCTTATTCGCTTACTCCGGTATCTGGCCGCCGATGGTGAGCATCGACGGAAAGAGCATGCTCCCCAACATGAAACAGGGAGACCTCGTCATAATCCGCAGCCTTGATAAAGTAAATGTCGTCACGTATGAAGAAGGGCAATATAACGGCTATAAGATGTTCAATAATTACGGGGACGTCATCGTGTATAAGCCTCTTGGCGATAAGTCAAATACTCCTGTCATTCACCGTGCCATGTACTGGGTCGACGAAGGACAGCCTATGTGGAGAGGAGGGCCGCCTGCACCTCATTCAGGCTACATTACCCAGGGGGATAATAATTTCCTTTATGACCAGAGCTCGTCAATATCGCCGGGCCAGCCGGTCAAGCCGGAATGGATCCTGGGAGTGTCGGAGTTCAGGATACCGTACCTGGGCCTGGTACGGGCAAGACTTGGATAG
- a CDS encoding ORC1-type DNA replication protein yields MITDKTSPPSSQSSENDREHRSEKGLFDDLVGNAEEKSIDKVFENLLSIKPIFKNREVLRPSYTPEYLPHRLDQINSVAEILVSALRGESPSNILIYGKTGTGKTATLESVSKKLEDLAEKMNIECKVLFINCERIDTQYRILAHLARHYNRDVPITGWPTDQVFNEFRDALDKKEQIAIIILDEIDNLVKKSGDDILYNLSRINSDLKKAKVSIIGISNDLTFTDYLDPRVKSSLGEEEIIFPPYNADQLRDILEQRSRMAFKENMLEPAVIPLCAAFAAQEHGDARKALDLLRVSAELSERLSDTVVREEHVRKAREKIELDRITEVVRTLPTQSKLVLYSIVLLDSEGSHELNTGDVYNVYRRLCRMIDIDILTGRRVTDLISELDMLGIINATVVSKGRYGRTKEISLSVPAESTRKVLTDDYRLRTLKEARPFFHQQRL; encoded by the coding sequence ATGATCACTGATAAAACATCCCCACCTTCATCCCAGTCCTCCGAAAATGACAGGGAACATAGGTCCGAAAAGGGACTTTTTGATGACCTGGTAGGTAATGCTGAGGAAAAATCAATAGATAAAGTATTTGAAAATCTTTTGAGCATTAAGCCCATTTTCAAGAACAGAGAAGTATTAAGACCATCTTACACTCCGGAATACCTGCCGCACAGGCTTGATCAGATCAACAGTGTCGCGGAGATCCTGGTGTCAGCTCTCAGGGGTGAATCACCTTCTAACATATTGATATACGGTAAAACAGGCACAGGAAAGACAGCGACTCTGGAGAGCGTAAGCAAAAAGCTCGAGGACCTTGCCGAAAAGATGAACATTGAATGCAAAGTGCTATTCATAAACTGTGAGAGGATCGATACCCAGTACAGGATCCTGGCGCACCTGGCCAGGCATTACAACAGGGATGTGCCCATCACCGGCTGGCCGACAGACCAGGTATTCAATGAGTTCAGGGACGCGCTCGATAAAAAGGAACAGATAGCAATCATAATCCTTGATGAGATAGACAACCTTGTTAAGAAAAGCGGTGACGATATCCTTTACAATCTTTCGAGAATAAACTCGGACCTCAAAAAAGCCAAGGTAAGCATAATAGGGATATCCAATGACCTCACATTCACGGATTATCTTGACCCGAGAGTAAAATCGTCTCTCGGCGAAGAAGAGATAATTTTCCCGCCATATAATGCCGATCAGCTAAGAGATATTCTTGAGCAGCGCAGCAGGATGGCGTTCAAGGAAAATATGCTGGAGCCGGCGGTAATACCGTTATGTGCGGCTTTCGCAGCCCAGGAACACGGCGACGCAAGAAAAGCGCTCGACCTCCTGAGAGTGTCGGCCGAGCTTTCCGAAAGGCTAAGCGATACCGTGGTAAGGGAAGAGCATGTCAGGAAGGCCCGTGAAAAGATAGAGCTGGACAGGATCACCGAGGTCGTGCGCACCCTTCCTACACAGAGTAAGCTGGTCCTTTACAGCATAGTGCTGCTTGATTCAGAAGGCTCCCACGAGCTCAACACCGGCGATGTCTACAACGTCTACAGGAGGCTCTGCAGGATGATAGACATAGACATCCTTACAGGAAGACGTGTGACAGACCTGATATCCGAGCTTGACATGCTGGGGATAATCAACGCGACCGTAGTGAGCAAGGGAAGGTATGGGCGTACAAAAGAAATATCCTTAAGTGTCCCCGCCGAAAGCACCAGAAAAGTGTTAACGGACGATTATCGCCTGAGGACGCTGAAGGAGGCGAGGCCTTTCTTTCACCAGCAGCGGCTATAG
- a CDS encoding nascent polypeptide-associated complex protein, which yields MFPGMGGRGINPKQLEKQMKALGIDIEEIEDVKEVIIRTGSKEIVFKDAQVSIMNARGMKTYQLVGTPEERALEKEIPEEDITLVATQTNVSRDVAKQALKESKGDLAEAIMKLSENK from the coding sequence ATGTTTCCAGGAATGGGCGGAAGAGGTATCAATCCCAAGCAATTAGAAAAGCAAATGAAAGCTCTCGGCATCGATATTGAAGAGATCGAAGACGTAAAAGAGGTCATAATCAGGACCGGTAGCAAAGAGATAGTATTCAAGGACGCTCAGGTCAGCATAATGAATGCCAGAGGAATGAAGACTTACCAGTTAGTAGGCACTCCCGAAGAGAGAGCTCTGGAAAAAGAGATACCGGAAGAGGATATAACCCTTGTCGCCACGCAGACAAACGTCAGCAGGGACGTTGCAAAGCAGGCATTAAAGGAGTCAAAGGGTGACCTCGCCGAAGCAATAATGAAACTATCCGAAAACAAGTAG
- a CDS encoding tRNA (adenine-N1)-methyltransferase: MIAQGEYILLKAEGGREYFTSVRDEKLHTDLGIVDLKNIEGLEWGAIVYSHLGKEFKVLKPRTPDFFKHIKRTGAPMMPKDIGTIISYTGVCPDDTILDAGTGSGVLAIYLGTIAKKVITYEANEHFVNVARKNVDKAGLKNIEVRHGNIVEEIKSLEGPFDVVTLDMQEAAKVVHDAKRVLMNGGFLATYSPFFEQTSEIRAAVEREGFNDIITVLINEHELEFGERGTRPSTRVGHTGFLTFARK; encoded by the coding sequence ATGATAGCTCAAGGAGAATATATCCTGCTCAAGGCTGAAGGAGGCCGCGAGTATTTTACATCGGTCAGGGATGAGAAACTACATACAGACCTTGGCATAGTCGACTTGAAAAATATTGAAGGCCTTGAATGGGGCGCCATTGTATACTCGCATCTGGGTAAAGAATTCAAGGTCCTCAAACCCAGGACCCCGGATTTCTTCAAACATATCAAGCGTACAGGGGCGCCTATGATGCCCAAGGACATAGGAACTATAATATCTTATACCGGGGTATGTCCTGACGACACGATACTTGATGCCGGTACGGGATCAGGCGTCCTGGCAATATATCTGGGTACCATAGCTAAAAAAGTAATAACTTATGAAGCCAACGAACACTTCGTTAACGTGGCCCGGAAGAACGTCGATAAGGCAGGGTTAAAGAATATCGAGGTCAGGCACGGTAACATAGTGGAAGAAATAAAAAGCCTTGAAGGCCCGTTCGATGTCGTCACTCTTGACATGCAGGAAGCCGCAAAGGTCGTACATGACGCTAAAAGAGTTCTCATGAATGGCGGGTTCCTGGCGACGTATTCTCCATTTTTTGAACAGACGTCCGAGATCAGGGCTGCAGTGGAAAGAGAGGGCTTTAACGATATCATCACTGTGCTGATCAACGAGCACGAGCTCGAGTTCGGAGAAAGAGGCACGAGGCCTTCCACAAGAGTAGGGCATACGGGTTTCCTGACTTTCGCAAGAAAGTGA
- a CDS encoding CHAD domain-containing protein, whose protein sequence is MEKALKKTVKKTTKKIYDYKQPVLTFRDPEDLHQIRVKGRTLLTYLDVLSDEFEKERPGFIRLRSSLKKGIKSLGDLRDLDVLIEEMEKRAENMDVEDKELIGRWLDEKRSEREGIRIKAKKKLPKNIRPRWRTKMLIWANRRIPKLLKSVSLDEKIMWLRERFESSMISLGLDNRTPEDMDNEKFIEELHRVRINAKKLRYALSSLKDFIPGIDDDEIEDLKFFQDRLGHIHDLSVWAGQLRSYSSDHGEPDNIISSWRQEMYETLQEVNSRLKNRYSVNIIN, encoded by the coding sequence ATGGAAAAGGCGTTAAAAAAGACGGTCAAAAAAACAACGAAAAAAATATATGACTATAAACAGCCGGTGCTGACCTTCAGAGACCCGGAAGACCTGCACCAGATCAGGGTAAAAGGCCGCACGCTTCTGACTTACCTTGATGTCCTGTCGGATGAATTCGAAAAGGAACGTCCCGGTTTCATCAGGCTTCGCAGCTCTTTAAAAAAAGGTATAAAGTCTCTGGGCGACCTTAGAGACCTGGATGTGCTCATAGAGGAAATGGAAAAACGTGCCGAAAATATGGACGTGGAAGATAAAGAATTGATCGGGCGCTGGCTTGATGAAAAAAGGTCGGAACGCGAAGGCATAAGGATAAAGGCTAAGAAAAAGTTGCCGAAGAACATAAGACCCCGCTGGAGAACTAAGATGCTTATCTGGGCGAATAGAAGGATCCCGAAGCTGCTTAAGAGCGTTTCCCTGGACGAGAAGATAATGTGGCTCAGAGAAAGATTTGAAAGCTCTATGATCTCCTTGGGCCTGGATAACAGGACGCCGGAGGATATGGATAATGAGAAGTTCATAGAGGAGCTGCACAGGGTGAGGATCAATGCGAAAAAGCTCAGGTATGCTTTGAGCAGCCTGAAAGATTTCATTCCGGGCATCGATGATGATGAGATAGAAGACCTCAAGTTTTTCCAGGACAGGCTGGGCCATATTCATGACCTGAGCGTATGGGCAGGTCAATTGAGGAGTTATTCTTCGGATCATGGAGAACCTGACAATATAATAAGCTCCTGGCGCCAGGAAATGTATGAAACTTTGCAAGAAGTCAATTCAAGGCTTAAAAATAGATATTCTGTCAATATCATCAATTAA
- the hmgA gene encoding hydroxymethylglutaryl-CoA reductase (NADPH): MDKEELIKKIVSGELKLYQVEEFTSSRKEALDIRREAISKLTGTELKHVSNYTFDTETVTKKNIENAIGAVQIPLGVAGPLKINGEYAKGSFYVPLATTEGALVASVNRGCSVCTQSGGVNTMIFQDEMTRAPVVKVNTLEDAKKIVQAFKSPEFMEEVRKAVSSTTRHGELLGVDPYVVGKNVFLRFAYDTKDAMGMNMVTIASEAVMHLVEERFGARLIALSSNMCTDKKPAAINVIEGRGRTTVAEITISRDVVLSKLKTTPENVCDVNYRKNFLGSARAVSFGFNAHIANIVAATFIACGQDPSHVVEGSNAITSAEMTDNGDLQFSVSFPSLPLGTVGGGTGVATQSECLSMLGVKGGGDPPGSNARKLAEIIASTALAGELSLLGALASQDLARAHAKYGR, translated from the coding sequence ATGGATAAGGAAGAGCTAATTAAAAAGATCGTCAGTGGAGAACTTAAGCTATATCAGGTCGAGGAGTTCACGAGCTCCAGAAAAGAAGCCCTGGACATCCGCCGTGAAGCCATATCAAAGCTTACCGGGACCGAACTTAAGCATGTCTCTAACTATACTTTTGACACTGAGACTGTCACTAAAAAGAACATAGAGAACGCCATAGGCGCCGTGCAGATACCCCTGGGAGTCGCCGGACCGTTAAAGATCAATGGCGAGTATGCGAAAGGAAGCTTCTACGTGCCCCTTGCGACCACTGAAGGCGCGCTTGTCGCCAGTGTCAACAGGGGATGCTCTGTGTGCACTCAAAGCGGAGGGGTCAATACGATGATCTTCCAGGACGAGATGACCAGGGCGCCTGTAGTAAAAGTCAACACCCTTGAGGACGCGAAGAAAATAGTCCAGGCATTTAAGTCGCCCGAGTTCATGGAAGAGGTCAGAAAGGCCGTAAGCTCTACGACCAGGCACGGCGAGCTTCTAGGAGTGGACCCGTATGTGGTCGGTAAGAATGTTTTTCTCAGGTTCGCCTACGACACAAAGGATGCGATGGGGATGAACATGGTAACCATAGCTTCAGAGGCTGTCATGCACCTGGTGGAGGAAAGGTTTGGCGCAAGGCTCATAGCGCTTTCAAGCAACATGTGCACGGATAAAAAGCCCGCCGCCATTAATGTCATCGAGGGCAGAGGAAGGACGACGGTGGCAGAGATCACCATATCGAGGGATGTTGTCCTTTCAAAGCTGAAGACGACCCCGGAGAATGTCTGCGACGTCAACTACCGTAAGAATTTCCTTGGATCGGCAAGGGCGGTATCGTTCGGATTTAACGCTCACATCGCCAATATAGTAGCCGCGACATTTATCGCCTGCGGACAGGACCCGTCCCATGTCGTAGAGGGCAGCAATGCCATAACATCCGCTGAGATGACCGATAACGGTGACCTTCAGTTCTCTGTCTCATTCCCGTCGCTTCCGCTGGGGACGGTCGGAGGAGGCACTGGAGTAGCTACGCAGAGCGAGTGCTTATCGATGCTTGGCGTAAAAGGAGGAGGGGACCCACCCGGCTCAAACGCGAGGAAGCTTGCCGAGATAATAGCGTCGACCGCGCTCGCGGGCGAATTATCGCTGCTGGGTGCGCTCGCGTCTCAGGATCTTGCCAGGGCTCATGCCAAATATGGAAGATAG
- the pyrI gene encoding aspartate carbamoyltransferase regulatory subunit yields MTTERELRVKPIVNGTVIDHISAGQALNVLKILGITSHTKSVVSVLMNVPSGHMGAKDVVKVEDRELDPEEVETIALISPKTTINIIRNYEVVEKFRVETPRSVVGLVRCGNPNCISNTNEPLESRFFVESEDPVRLRCSYCEFVLETELAEHLL; encoded by the coding sequence ATGACGACAGAAAGAGAGCTAAGAGTAAAGCCGATAGTAAACGGGACTGTTATTGACCATATATCTGCAGGCCAGGCGTTAAATGTTTTAAAGATACTGGGAATAACCAGCCATACAAAATCTGTTGTAAGCGTATTGATGAACGTCCCGAGCGGGCATATGGGTGCAAAGGACGTGGTAAAGGTCGAGGACCGTGAGCTGGACCCTGAAGAGGTCGAGACGATAGCATTGATATCGCCTAAGACGACTATCAATATCATAAGAAACTATGAAGTCGTGGAGAAGTTCAGGGTCGAAACGCCAAGATCCGTCGTCGGCCTCGTTAGATGCGGAAACCCTAACTGTATATCCAACACGAACGAGCCGTTAGAATCGAGGTTCTTTGTCGAGTCCGAAGATCCTGTAAGGCTAAGGTGCTCGTATTGCGAGTTCGTGCTGGAAACGGAACTTGCGGAACACTTGTTATAA
- the pyrB gene encoding aspartate carbamoyltransferase encodes MIFERKHIISTKDFSRDEIDLILDRAEELEPVARKGHLDLLKNKIIATLFFEPSTRTRLSFDTAVKRLGGSTIGFDTATSTSIAKGETLFDTIKIIESYADAIILRHPREGAARMASEISSVPIINAGDGAGHHPTQTLLDMYTIRKECTKGIGDLNVAIVGDLRYGRTVHSLVYALSLYGTKLSFVAPDQLKMPSNIINYLKRGGIEFFETSDLNKVLEDADVIYMTRIQKERFPDPSEYLKVAGSYRITTDMLAGVKDDMIIMHPLPRVDEIEPGVDSTKHAKYFQQSFYGVPVRMAVLSLVLNAEM; translated from the coding sequence ATGATTTTCGAGAGGAAACACATCATATCGACAAAAGACTTCTCGAGGGATGAGATAGACCTCATACTCGACAGGGCGGAAGAGCTTGAACCGGTCGCCCGTAAAGGTCACCTTGACCTGCTTAAAAACAAGATCATTGCCACACTTTTCTTCGAGCCGTCTACAAGGACGAGGCTTTCTTTTGACACGGCCGTAAAAAGGCTTGGAGGCAGCACGATAGGGTTTGATACGGCGACCTCCACTTCCATTGCAAAGGGTGAGACGCTATTTGACACTATAAAGATCATCGAGTCATATGCGGATGCCATAATATTACGCCACCCGAGGGAAGGGGCGGCGAGGATGGCATCGGAAATATCGAGCGTCCCTATAATAAACGCAGGCGACGGGGCGGGCCATCATCCTACCCAGACGCTCCTGGATATGTATACGATAAGAAAGGAGTGCACAAAGGGCATAGGCGACCTGAACGTGGCCATCGTCGGAGACCTCAGGTACGGAAGGACCGTTCACTCGCTGGTCTACGCATTATCATTATACGGCACGAAGCTATCCTTCGTAGCCCCTGACCAGTTGAAGATGCCGTCGAACATAATAAACTATTTGAAGAGAGGCGGCATTGAGTTCTTCGAAACGTCTGATCTGAATAAAGTGTTAGAGGATGCTGATGTCATATATATGACGAGGATCCAGAAAGAAAGGTTCCCGGACCCGAGCGAATACCTGAAAGTCGCGGGAAGCTACAGGATCACGACGGATATGTTAGCCGGCGTAAAGGATGACATGATAATCATGCACCCTCTGCCGAGGGTTGACGAGATCGAGCCCGGAGTGGATTCGACCAAACATGCAAAATATTTCCAGCAATCGTTCTACGGCGTACCTGTCAGGATGGCGGTACTTTCGCTAGTACTGAATGCGGAGATGTAG